Proteins from one Sarcophilus harrisii chromosome 2, mSarHar1.11, whole genome shotgun sequence genomic window:
- the FBXL8 gene encoding LOW QUALITY PROTEIN: F-box/LRR-repeat protein 8 (The sequence of the model RefSeq protein was modified relative to this genomic sequence to represent the inferred CDS: inserted 2 bases in 1 codon): MAELWQYLPEELLSLIFRYLPLRDRYAVSQVCQAWATAVNSSSVWYITDISCELEVDAAALNRLAPCLGQIRHLGLEFDPSKKGSRRAASELLAALARQGPGLQGLRIACRGENPLFYSGRDILSGLLQVCVAGPGLCALRQLDLRSMPFTLDDGLVLQVAXACPGLRAFPPTGRCQRRDVAPPGCLPSPGRRFPTVAQVCPRQGRRPPFQHLAVFCARPDNYAEGIPDDAWAATRRRHPGLAVDLELDHTVPDERVTLLLQPAIPVTTLRLNTFGDVAEAVRLAGQHYAASLTALVVRATASAALNSALEELARGCGLLREVHCYCVVARPGGSPPRPPPPAGFSREPIPGPKMSGGSFKPARGKEGLETLPRLRPCPGFEDVVNVQVHNLTPTHVQTQGTSIFRGKALA; encoded by the exons ATGGCCGAACTGTGGCAATACCTCCCTGAAGAATTATTGTCATTGATCTTCAGATACTTGCCCCTTCGTGACCGATATGCAGTTTCTCAAGTCTGCCAGGCTTGGGCCACTGCTGTCAACTCAAGCTCTGTGTGGTACATCACAGATATCAG CTGCGAACTGGAGGTAGACGCGGCGGCCTTGAATCGTCTGGCCCCCTGCCTGGGTCAGATCCGCCACCTGGGGCTGGAGTTTGACCCATCCAAGAAGGGGAGCCGCCGGGCGGCCTCGGAGCTGCTGGCCGCGTTGGCCCGGCAGGGCCCCGGCCTGCAGGGGCTGCGCATCGCTTGCAGAGGCGAGAACCCGCTCTTCTATTCCGGACGGGACATCCTGAGCGGACTGCTCCAAGTGTGCGTGGCGGGGCCGGGCCTGTGCGCGCTCAGACAGCTGGATCTCCGAAGCATGCCGTTCACTCTGGACGACGGGCTGGTGCTGCAGGTGGC GGCCTGCCCCGGACTCCGGGCCTTTCCTCCAACCGGGCGGTGTCAGCGGCGGGACGTGGCCCCTCCTGGCTGCCTGCCCTCACCCGGGCGCCGGTTTCCGACCGTGGCCCAGGTTTGCCCCCGCCAAGGGCGCCGCCCGCCCTTCCAGCACCTGGCGGTCTTCTGCGCGCGGCCCGACAACTACGCCGAGGGCATACCCGACGACGCGTGGGCTGCCACCCGCAGGCGGCACCCGGGGCTCGCGGTGGACCTGGAGCTGGACCACACGGTGCCCGACGAGCGGGTCACGCTCCTCCTGCAGCCCGCCATCCCCGTGACCACGCTGAGGCTCAACACGTTCGGCGACGTGGCCGAGGCCGTGCGCCTGGCCGGCCAGCACTACGCCGCCAGCCTGACCGCCCTGGTCGTGCGCGCCACGGCCTCGGCCGCCCTGAACTCGGCGCTGGAGGAGCTGGCGCGGGGCTGCGGCCTCCTGCGCGAGGTGCACTGCTACTGCGTGGTGGCCCGCCCGGGAGGTTCCCCGCCACGCCCTCCTCCGCCCGCCGGTTTCTCCCGGGAGCCGATCCCTGGGCCCAAGATGTCCGGTGGCAGCTTTAAGCCGGCCCGGGGAAAGGAGGGCCTGGAAACCCTCCCCCGCCTCCGGCCCTGCCCGGGATTTGAAG ATGTGGTGAACGTGCAAGTGCACAACCTCACGCCCACACACGTGCAGACACAAGGCACAAGCATCTTCAGAGGAAAAGCACTAGCTTAG
- the HSF4 gene encoding heat shock factor protein 4 isoform X2 produces the protein MASFVRQLNMYGFRKVVSIEQGGLVKPDRDDTEFQHLCFLRGHEHLLEHIKRKVSVLRSEESRLRQEDLSRLLCEVQLLRGQQDSAEGQLQDLRQQNEVLWREVVSLRQQHHQQHRVINKLIQCLFGPLQAGPSGGATKRKLPLMLDEGMATHTGVKVSRPLPKLPLQDSYFIQSPSTEPSSCQNSPRGLKGPIISDISEASPSPEGIMSPSSGTGREKGLVLLKEEPASPGGKGTAGPGVGPNDYDFYMTAPPVLPVAVVQSILEGKGNCSPEGHKSAQQPERRGPRGPPDRELGEPLDVADLSLESLQLLLRGQPASLEPEAGLEVFNPGLPGSEWSLLDMDVGLSLMQQLPKDMEKSETELLSKEMNPPGSGKEPAASRSPRTFPMEAPSGFGAPALGVPGALALYDPSQTLAQNGTRTPYLSPGASPDP, from the exons ATGGCCAGTTTTGTGAGGCAGCTTAACATGT ACGGCTTCAGGAAGGTGGTGAGCATTGAGCAGGGAGGCTTGGTGAAGCCCGACCGGGATGACACCGAGTTCCAGCACCTCTGCTTCCTCCGAGGGCATGAACACTTGCTGGAACACATTAAGAGGAAG GTATCAGTGCTGAGGAGTGAGGAGAGCCGGCTgcgccaggaggacctgagcagGCTGCTCTGCGAGGTTCAGCTGCTTCGGGGACAGCAGGACAGTGCTGAGGGCCAGCTCCAAGACCTCAGGCA GCAGAATGAGGTCCTGTGGCGGGAGGTAGTGAGCCTCCGGCAGCAGCACCATCAGCAACACAGAGTTATCAACAAG TTGATCCAATGTCTCTTTGGCCCACTCCAGGCTGGGCCCAGCGGTGGGGCCACCAAAAGAAAACT GCCCCTGATGCTGGATGAAGGGATGGCTACACACACTGGAGTCAAAGTCAGCAGGCCCTTGCCCAAGCTTCCCTTACAGGATTCCTACTTTATCCAGTCA CCTTCCACAGAGCCATCCTCCTGCCAAAACAGCCCCAGGGGACTGAAGGGACCCATCATTTCTGATATCTCTGaagcctccccctcccccgaaGGCATCATGTCACCTTCCTCAGGCACTGGGAG GGAGAAGGGCCTGGTACTGCTCAAGGAAGAGCCAGCCAGCCCCGGGGGGAAAGGCACAGCTGGTCCAGGCGTTGGCCCAAACGACTATGACTTCTACATGACAGCCCCACCCGTGCTCCCTGTGGCTGTGGTGCAGTCCATCCTGGAAGGCAAGGGGAACTGCAGCCCCGAGGGGCACAAGAGTGCCCAGCAGCCAGAGAGAAGGGGCCCGAGGGGGCCCCCAGACAG AGAATTGGGGGAGCCCCTAGATGTTGCAGACCTGAGTCTAGAGAGTTTACAGCTGTTGCTTCGGGGCCAGCCTGCCAGCTTAGAGCCCGAAGCGGGGCTGGAG GTGTTCAACCCGGGTCTCCCAGGGAGCGAGTGGAGTCTGCTAGATATGGATGTGGGGCTGTCCCTG ATGCAGCAACTCCCCAAAGATATGGAGAAGAGTGAAACTGAGCTGTTATCCAAAGAGATGAATCCCCCGGGGTCAG GAAAGGAGCCGGCAGCCTCCAGAAGCCCCCGGACGTTCCCGATGGAAGCCCCCTCCGGTTTCGGAGCTCCGGCCCTCGGGGTCCCCGGTGCCTTGGCCCTTTATGACCCTTCCCAGACCCTGGCCCAGAATGGGACTCGAACCCCCTACCTGAGCCCGGGGGCTAGCCCCGACCCATGA
- the HSF4 gene encoding heat shock factor protein 4 isoform X1, producing the protein MQRAVPQSVEEAAGGPAVAMDGYPSPVPAFLTKLWTLVGDPETNHLICWSPNGTSFHVRDQGRFAKEVLPKYFKHNNMASFVRQLNMYGFRKVVSIEQGGLVKPDRDDTEFQHLCFLRGHEHLLEHIKRKVSVLRSEESRLRQEDLSRLLCEVQLLRGQQDSAEGQLQDLRQQNEVLWREVVSLRQQHHQQHRVINKLIQCLFGPLQAGPSGGATKRKLPLMLDEGMATHTGVKVSRPLPKLPLQDSYFIQSPSTEPSSCQNSPRGLKGPIISDISEASPSPEGIMSPSSGTGREKGLVLLKEEPASPGGKGTAGPGVGPNDYDFYMTAPPVLPVAVVQSILEGKGNCSPEGHKSAQQPERRGPRGPPDRELGEPLDVADLSLESLQLLLRGQPASLEPEAGLEVFNPGLPGSEWSLLDMDVGLSLMQQLPKDMEKSETELLSKEMNPPGSGKEPAASRSPRTFPMEAPSGFGAPALGVPGALALYDPSQTLAQNGTRTPYLSPGASPDP; encoded by the exons ATGCAGAGGGCTGTCCCCCAAAGCGTGGAGGAGGCCGCCGGGGGCCCCGCCGTGGCCATGGACGGCTACCCCAGCCCTGTGCCCGCCTTCCTAACCAAACTCTGGACGCTGGTGGGGGACCCCGAGACGAACCATCTCATCTGCTGGAGCCCC AATGGAACCAGCTTCCACGTCCGCGATCAGGGCCGCTTTGCCAAGGAAGTTCTGCCCAAATACTTTAAACACAACAACATGGCCAGTTTTGTGAGGCAGCTTAACATGT ACGGCTTCAGGAAGGTGGTGAGCATTGAGCAGGGAGGCTTGGTGAAGCCCGACCGGGATGACACCGAGTTCCAGCACCTCTGCTTCCTCCGAGGGCATGAACACTTGCTGGAACACATTAAGAGGAAG GTATCAGTGCTGAGGAGTGAGGAGAGCCGGCTgcgccaggaggacctgagcagGCTGCTCTGCGAGGTTCAGCTGCTTCGGGGACAGCAGGACAGTGCTGAGGGCCAGCTCCAAGACCTCAGGCA GCAGAATGAGGTCCTGTGGCGGGAGGTAGTGAGCCTCCGGCAGCAGCACCATCAGCAACACAGAGTTATCAACAAG TTGATCCAATGTCTCTTTGGCCCACTCCAGGCTGGGCCCAGCGGTGGGGCCACCAAAAGAAAACT GCCCCTGATGCTGGATGAAGGGATGGCTACACACACTGGAGTCAAAGTCAGCAGGCCCTTGCCCAAGCTTCCCTTACAGGATTCCTACTTTATCCAGTCA CCTTCCACAGAGCCATCCTCCTGCCAAAACAGCCCCAGGGGACTGAAGGGACCCATCATTTCTGATATCTCTGaagcctccccctcccccgaaGGCATCATGTCACCTTCCTCAGGCACTGGGAG GGAGAAGGGCCTGGTACTGCTCAAGGAAGAGCCAGCCAGCCCCGGGGGGAAAGGCACAGCTGGTCCAGGCGTTGGCCCAAACGACTATGACTTCTACATGACAGCCCCACCCGTGCTCCCTGTGGCTGTGGTGCAGTCCATCCTGGAAGGCAAGGGGAACTGCAGCCCCGAGGGGCACAAGAGTGCCCAGCAGCCAGAGAGAAGGGGCCCGAGGGGGCCCCCAGACAG AGAATTGGGGGAGCCCCTAGATGTTGCAGACCTGAGTCTAGAGAGTTTACAGCTGTTGCTTCGGGGCCAGCCTGCCAGCTTAGAGCCCGAAGCGGGGCTGGAG GTGTTCAACCCGGGTCTCCCAGGGAGCGAGTGGAGTCTGCTAGATATGGATGTGGGGCTGTCCCTG ATGCAGCAACTCCCCAAAGATATGGAGAAGAGTGAAACTGAGCTGTTATCCAAAGAGATGAATCCCCCGGGGTCAG GAAAGGAGCCGGCAGCCTCCAGAAGCCCCCGGACGTTCCCGATGGAAGCCCCCTCCGGTTTCGGAGCTCCGGCCCTCGGGGTCCCCGGTGCCTTGGCCCTTTATGACCCTTCCCAGACCCTGGCCCAGAATGGGACTCGAACCCCCTACCTGAGCCCGGGGGCTAGCCCCGACCCATGA